The Dictyoglomus sp. NZ13-RE01 genomic interval TCCATTCCATAAAGACTTAAAACAAAATTGCTTAAAACCGAATAAAGAGGTCTTGGAGCTGGAGTTTTAAAGGTCTCTGGATTTAGAGGAATAACCTTAGCCTTTGGGATATTTAAAATCTCACACACTTTACAGGCAAAATCATACCTTGTTATGATTCCTTTATTTACAATGTGATAAGTACCATATAGGTTTTTATCAGTAAGCTCTTTTACCTTTCTAACTAAATCTCCTGCATAAGTACAAGAGGCAAAATGATAATTACTCAAATACAAATCTTTTCCTTCCTTCAAAGAGTTATATATTTGGGTTAAAGCATTATTTCCTAATTCACCAAAAACATAAGAGGTTCGTATAATAAAATGCTTTTTGCAAAAATCCTTAACAAATCTTTCTCCTTCCAGCTTTGTTTTTCCATAGACATTTATAGGTTTTGGTTCATCAAACTCTGTATAAGGGGATCTTTTTTCTCCCGAAAAAACATAATCAGTACTTGTATAAACTAATGGAATATCTAAAATACCACATGCTATTGCCACATGTTTTGTTCCAAGAGCATTGACCTTCCAAGCCTCTTCAGGTTTTTCCTCACATAGATCAGGAGAGCGAATAGCTGCAGGATGAATCACTAAATCAGGCTTTAAACCTATTATTCTCTCAATAGTTTCTATATCTTCCAAATTCATATCCTTATGGGTAATGGGAATTAACTCCTCATCCCTATAAGCATTAACAAAGTATTGTCCTAAAAAGCCACTGGACCCAGTTATTAAGACTCTCATAAGATAGCCTCCCTCTCCTTAAGAGAGTTATAAAAAATAGCAAAAGAGATAATAATCATTCCAAAGGCTTGCAGAAGAGATATACTCTCTTTTAAGAAGATATATGCAAAGATTGTAGCAAAAACATTTTCCCCTAAAATCATTAATGCTACAGAGCTTGGAGGTAAAATTCTAATTGCATAATTTGCAGAAGAATGACCAATTAATTGAGGAATTAAAGCAAGCAAAAGAATAAAAAAGTAGGTCTTAAGTGGATAGTTAAAAAGAGGATAAGAAGAAAAAAGGTTTATGATAAAAAGAAAAATGGAAGCTGTTGAATAAACCAATGTAATATAGGTTATAAAGGAAACTTTATTAGAAACTTTATTTCCAATGTAAAGGTAAACAGCCATACAAAAACCACCTATAATAGCCAACAATTCTCCCTTGCCCAAGGCTAAG includes:
- the rfbD gene encoding dTDP-4-dehydrorhamnose reductase codes for the protein MRVLITGSSGFLGQYFVNAYRDEELIPITHKDMNLEDIETIERIIGLKPDLVIHPAAIRSPDLCEEKPEEAWKVNALGTKHVAIACGILDIPLVYTSTDYVFSGEKRSPYTEFDEPKPINVYGKTKLEGERFVKDFCKKHFIIRTSYVFGELGNNALTQIYNSLKEGKDLYLSNYHFASCTYAGDLVRKVKELTDKNLYGTYHIVNKGIITRYDFACKVCEILNIPKAKVIPLNPETFKTPAPRPLYSVLSNFVLSLYGMDDLPPFEESLFRSISNLTQKKF
- a CDS encoding EamA family transporter, which encodes MRERAYLFLFIGIIAMATASIFIRLAQAPPLIIAVYRLIISSLILGLIYGKKIEFKWDAIPLMIISGISLGIHFYTWISSVLLTSVANAVVLVNTNPIFIVLLSLIIDKKKPPAHYFLSLFFVIIGMILITNNDINLALGKGELLAIIGGFCMAVYLYIGNKVSNKVSFITYITLVYSTASIFLFIINLFSSYPLFNYPLKTYFFILLLALIPQLIGHSSANYAIRILPPSSVALMILGENVFATIFAYIFLKESISLLQAFGMIIISFAIFYNSLKEREAIL